A single window of Nitrospiria bacterium DNA harbors:
- the mtnA gene encoding S-methyl-5-thioribose-1-phosphate isomerase, protein MFSPIEWHHGIVRMLDQTRLPHEVVWVDCPDHQTVAKGIRELWVRGAPAIGVAAAMGYALGAQAIRAGSHDDFVRQLKPIHDTLAATRPTAVNLFWALNRMNAVVLLHRDKPVDEIKNRLVQEAKAIHEEDIRRNVAMGRHGAALIHDGDTILTHCNTGALATGGHGTALGVVFSAWESGKRVKVLVDETRPVLQGARLTMWELQQNKIPATLITDNMAGSFMNKGAVRLCLVGADRIAANGDTANKIGTYSVAVLARAHRIPFYVAAPTSTIDFSIASGDAIPIEERNPDEVTNVFGKVRIAPANVEAANPAFDVTPAKYITGIITEEGIFKPGELKRKLGGAKRA, encoded by the coding sequence ATGTTCTCACCGATCGAATGGCATCACGGCATCGTCCGGATGCTGGACCAAACCCGCCTTCCGCACGAGGTGGTCTGGGTGGACTGCCCCGACCACCAGACCGTCGCCAAGGGCATCCGGGAGCTCTGGGTGCGCGGCGCCCCGGCCATCGGCGTCGCGGCCGCGATGGGCTACGCGCTCGGGGCCCAGGCGATCCGGGCCGGCTCCCACGATGACTTTGTCCGCCAGCTCAAGCCGATCCACGACACGCTCGCCGCGACGCGCCCCACGGCCGTCAACCTGTTCTGGGCCTTGAACCGCATGAACGCGGTCGTTCTGCTCCACCGGGACAAGCCGGTCGATGAGATTAAAAACAGACTGGTCCAGGAAGCCAAGGCCATTCATGAGGAGGACATCCGCCGGAACGTCGCGATGGGCCGGCACGGCGCCGCGCTGATCCACGATGGGGATACGATCCTCACCCACTGCAACACCGGCGCGCTGGCCACGGGGGGGCACGGAACCGCGCTGGGCGTCGTTTTCTCGGCGTGGGAAAGCGGGAAGCGGGTTAAGGTCCTGGTCGACGAAACCCGCCCGGTCCTTCAGGGCGCGCGGCTCACGATGTGGGAGCTCCAGCAGAACAAGATTCCGGCCACGCTGATCACGGACAACATGGCCGGCTCCTTCATGAACAAAGGCGCGGTCCGTCTGTGCCTCGTCGGGGCCGACCGGATCGCGGCCAACGGGGACACCGCCAACAAGATCGGCACCTATTCCGTCGCGGTGCTGGCCAGGGCCCACCGGATCCCCTTCTACGTCGCGGCGCCGACCTCCACGATCGATTTCTCAATCGCGTCCGGGGACGCCATTCCCATCGAGGAACGGAACCCGGACGAGGTGACGAACGTGTTCGGCAAGGTCCGCATCGCGCCCGCCAACGTGGAGGCCGCCAACCCGGCCTTCGACGTCACGCCGGCGAAATACATCACCGGGATCATCACCGAAGAGGGCATCTTCAAGCCCGGCGAGCTGAAACGGAAGCTGGGCGGCGCGAAGCGGGCTTAA
- a CDS encoding VOC family protein — protein MAKGISDSWVMAESKDIKRSVAFYSKLGFKPSMRMAFYAEFKVPGGTVLGLHSMGGKKGKRGGKPNGGWGIMLRVKGIEKMAAGLKRRGVRLSPVRTAPGGAMFSSFADPDGNRLTLVQMGR, from the coding sequence ATGGCCAAGGGGATTTCGGATTCGTGGGTGATGGCGGAATCGAAGGACATCAAGCGGTCGGTCGCGTTTTATTCAAAGCTTGGGTTCAAGCCCTCGATGCGGATGGCGTTCTATGCGGAGTTCAAGGTTCCGGGCGGGACGGTGCTCGGACTTCACTCGATGGGCGGAAAGAAGGGGAAGCGCGGCGGGAAGCCCAACGGAGGCTGGGGGATCATGCTCCGGGTGAAGGGCATCGAGAAGATGGCGGCCGGCCTCAAGCGGCGCGGGGTTCGCTTGAGCCCGGTCCGGACGGCGCCGGGCGGGGCGATGTTCTCGTCGTTTGCCGATCCGGACGGGAACCGGCTGACCCTCGTCCAGATGGGCCGTTGA